One Streptomyces drozdowiczii DNA segment encodes these proteins:
- the resB gene encoding cytochrome c biogenesis protein ResB, which produces MSNTTSNPSQERDQENAAELGAAGSQLSTAPREETLANLPAMGVIGWIRWFWRQLTSMRVALILLFLLSLGAIPGSLIPQNSVDELKVQTFKDAHTVVTPIYEKLQFFDVYSSVWFSAIYILLFVSLIGCIVPRTATFVGQLRSRPPGAPKRLTRLPAYTTWRTEAEPEKVHEAALAIVRKRRYRAHLAGDAVAAEKGYLREAGNLIFHLALIVMLVAFAWGQLFKYEGAKLVVEGDGFSNTITQYDNFKSGSLYDDESLTPFSFTLDDFIGTYERKGPQIGTPRTYEARVTFSDGAYGKPEKRVIKVNEPLVVNGTKVYLNAHGYAPVVSVKDGRGKEVYKAAVPLLPIDNNVTSSGAIKVLDGYRNKNGKIEQLGFQAFFVPTFAGNGKGTMFSQFPAADFPVLALNGFHGSIGVDSGIAQNVYQLDTSKMKEFKGADGKQLKQRLLVGETMKLPDGAGSITFEGLQEWASFQISEQPASGWALAGAVAAIAGLAGSLFIQRRRVWIRAVRGADGVTVVEMAGLGRSESAKLPEELADLAVTLNAEAPTAPGTDSDVAEASSVEPAEGAEK; this is translated from the coding sequence ATGAGCAACACCACCTCCAACCCCTCCCAGGAGCGGGACCAGGAGAACGCAGCTGAGCTCGGCGCCGCCGGCTCCCAGCTCTCCACCGCCCCCCGCGAGGAGACCCTGGCGAACCTCCCCGCCATGGGCGTCATCGGCTGGATCCGCTGGTTCTGGCGCCAGCTCACCTCCATGCGGGTCGCACTGATCCTGCTCTTCCTGCTCTCGCTCGGCGCCATCCCCGGCTCGCTGATCCCGCAGAACAGCGTGGACGAGCTGAAGGTGCAGACGTTCAAGGACGCGCACACCGTCGTCACGCCGATCTACGAGAAGCTCCAGTTCTTCGACGTCTACAGCTCGGTGTGGTTCTCCGCGATCTACATCCTGCTGTTCGTCTCGCTCATCGGCTGCATCGTCCCGCGCACCGCCACCTTCGTCGGCCAGCTCCGCAGCCGCCCGCCGGGCGCGCCCAAGCGCCTCACCCGGCTCCCCGCGTACACCACCTGGCGCACCGAGGCCGAGCCGGAGAAGGTCCACGAGGCCGCGCTCGCGATCGTCCGCAAGCGCCGCTACCGGGCCCACCTCGCCGGGGACGCCGTCGCCGCCGAGAAGGGCTACCTCCGCGAGGCCGGCAACCTGATCTTCCACCTCGCGCTCATCGTGATGCTCGTCGCCTTCGCCTGGGGCCAGCTCTTCAAGTACGAGGGCGCCAAGCTGGTCGTCGAGGGCGACGGGTTCTCCAACACGATCACCCAGTACGACAACTTCAAGTCCGGCTCGCTCTACGACGACGAGTCGCTGACCCCGTTCAGCTTCACCCTGGACGACTTCATCGGCACGTACGAGCGCAAGGGGCCGCAGATCGGCACCCCGCGTACGTACGAGGCGCGCGTGACCTTCTCCGACGGCGCGTACGGCAAGCCGGAGAAGAGGGTCATCAAGGTCAACGAACCCCTCGTCGTCAACGGCACCAAGGTCTACCTCAACGCCCACGGCTACGCGCCCGTCGTCTCCGTCAAGGACGGCCGGGGCAAGGAGGTCTACAAGGCCGCCGTCCCGCTGCTGCCGATCGACAACAACGTCACGTCGAGCGGCGCCATCAAGGTGCTCGACGGCTACCGGAACAAGAACGGCAAGATCGAGCAGCTGGGCTTCCAGGCGTTCTTCGTGCCGACCTTCGCGGGCAACGGCAAGGGCACGATGTTCTCGCAGTTCCCCGCCGCCGACTTCCCGGTCCTCGCGCTCAACGGCTTCCACGGCTCCATCGGCGTCGACTCCGGCATCGCGCAGAACGTGTACCAGCTGGACACGAGCAAGATGAAGGAGTTCAAGGGCGCCGACGGCAAGCAGCTCAAGCAGCGCCTCCTCGTCGGCGAGACGATGAAGCTGCCCGACGGGGCCGGCTCCATCACCTTCGAGGGCCTCCAGGAGTGGGCGAGCTTCCAGATCTCCGAGCAGCCTGCCAGCGGCTGGGCGCTCGCCGGCGCCGTGGCCGCCATCGCCGGTCTCGCCGGCTCCCTGTTCATCCAGCGCCGACGCGTCTGGATCCGGGCCGTGCGCGGCGCCGACGGCGTCACCGTGGTCGAGATGGCCGGGCTCGGCCGCAGCGAGTCCGCGAAGCTTCCCGAGGAGCTGGCCGACCTCGCGGTCACGCTCAACGCCGAGGCGCCCACCGCGCCCGGCACCGACAGCGACGTCGCCGAGGCGTCCTCCGTAGAACCCGCCGAAGGGGCTGAGAAGTGA
- the ccsB gene encoding c-type cytochrome biogenesis protein CcsB: MNLAAATNENLAHTSNVLIYSSMAVYTLAFFAHIAEWVFGSRSKVGRTAAELTAEQGSAGTVKVQVATQGGGTAVLEKPKVITRSATGSRDVPDGPGAAGGTFKGDLYGRMAVSLTVLAFLVEAGGVVARALSVQRAPWGNMYEFSITFSTVAVGAYLILLALKKNVRWMGLILVTAILLDLGLATTVLYTSSDQLVPALHSYWLWIHVSTAIICGAVFFIGGIGTLIYLFRDSYENKIANGGEPGSFAQSVLSRMPSASSLDKFSYRVNAAVFPLWTFTIIAGAIWAGDAWGRYWGWDPKEVWSFITWVAYAAYLHARATAGWKGRKAAYLALIAFGCWIFNYYGVNIFVTGKHSYAGV; the protein is encoded by the coding sequence GTGAATCTCGCCGCCGCAACCAACGAGAATCTGGCACACACCAGCAATGTGCTGATCTATTCGTCGATGGCCGTGTACACCCTGGCCTTCTTCGCGCACATCGCGGAGTGGGTGTTCGGCAGCCGCTCCAAGGTCGGCCGCACCGCCGCCGAGCTGACCGCCGAGCAGGGCTCCGCCGGCACGGTGAAGGTCCAGGTCGCCACCCAGGGCGGCGGCACCGCCGTCCTGGAGAAGCCCAAGGTCATCACCCGGTCCGCGACCGGCTCGCGGGACGTCCCGGACGGGCCCGGCGCGGCCGGCGGCACCTTCAAGGGCGACCTCTACGGGCGGATGGCGGTCTCGCTGACCGTCCTCGCGTTCCTGGTCGAGGCCGGCGGCGTCGTCGCCCGCGCGCTGTCCGTGCAGCGCGCGCCCTGGGGCAACATGTACGAGTTCTCCATCACCTTCTCCACGGTGGCGGTCGGCGCGTACCTGATCCTGCTCGCGCTGAAGAAGAACGTCCGCTGGATGGGCCTGATCCTGGTCACGGCCATCCTGCTGGACCTCGGCCTCGCGACCACGGTGCTCTACACCTCCAGTGACCAGCTGGTGCCCGCGCTCCACTCGTACTGGCTGTGGATCCACGTCTCCACGGCGATCATCTGCGGCGCCGTGTTCTTCATCGGCGGCATCGGCACCCTGATCTACCTCTTCCGCGACAGCTACGAGAACAAGATCGCGAATGGCGGGGAGCCGGGCTCCTTCGCGCAGTCCGTGCTCTCCCGGATGCCGTCCGCGTCGAGCCTCGACAAGTTCTCGTACCGGGTCAACGCGGCCGTCTTCCCGCTCTGGACGTTCACGATCATCGCGGGCGCGATCTGGGCCGGGGACGCCTGGGGCCGCTACTGGGGCTGGGACCCCAAGGAGGTCTGGTCCTTCATCACCTGGGTCGCGTACGCCGCCTACCTGCACGCCCGCGCCACCGCCGGCTGGAAGGGCCGCAAGGCCGCCTACCTGGCCCTGATCGCCTTCGGCTGCTGGATCTTCAACTACTACGGCGTCAACATCTTCGTCACCGGCAAGCACTCGTACGCCGGCGTCTGA
- a CDS encoding menaquinone biosynthesis decarboxylase, producing MAYDDLRSLLRALEREGELKRIKAEVDPYLEVGEIVDRVNKAGGPALLFENVKGSSMPLAMNVFGTDKRLLKALGLKSYGEIGDKIGGLLRPELPHGFVGVREAFGKLGSMVHVPPKKVKGENAPVQEVVLTGDDVDLDLLPALFTWPKDGGSFFNLGLTHTKHPETGIRNLGLYRLQRHDRRTIGMHWQIHKDSRNHYQVAARRGERLPVAIAFGAPPAVTYASTAPLPEDIDEYMFAGFLQGKRIEMVDCKTVPLQVPAHAEVVIEGWLEPGKTLPEGPFGDHTGFYTPQEPFPALTIDCVTMRKRPLLQSIVVGRPPTEDGPLGRATERFFLPLLKIIVPDIVDYHLPESGGFHNCAIVSIDKKYPKHAQKVMSAIWGAHMMSLTKLIVVVDSDCDVHDLHEVSWRALGNTDYARDLVVTEGPVDHLDHASYQQFWGGKAGIDATRKWPEEGYTRDGGWPDMVESDPETAAMVDRRWKEYGL from the coding sequence ATGGCTTACGACGATCTTCGATCCCTCCTCCGGGCTCTGGAGCGCGAGGGCGAGCTCAAGCGCATCAAGGCCGAGGTCGACCCGTATCTGGAGGTCGGTGAGATCGTCGACCGGGTGAACAAGGCCGGCGGGCCCGCGCTGCTCTTCGAGAACGTCAAGGGGTCCTCGATGCCCTTGGCCATGAACGTCTTCGGCACCGACAAGCGGCTGCTCAAGGCGCTCGGGCTGAAGTCCTACGGTGAGATCGGCGACAAGATCGGCGGGCTGCTCAGGCCCGAGCTGCCGCACGGGTTCGTCGGGGTGCGGGAAGCCTTCGGGAAGCTCGGGTCGATGGTGCACGTCCCGCCGAAGAAGGTGAAGGGCGAGAACGCGCCGGTCCAGGAGGTCGTCCTCACCGGCGACGACGTGGACCTGGACCTGCTGCCCGCGCTGTTCACCTGGCCCAAGGACGGCGGCTCCTTCTTCAACCTGGGGCTCACCCACACCAAGCACCCCGAGACCGGCATCCGCAACCTCGGCCTCTACCGGCTCCAGCGGCACGACCGGCGCACCATCGGGATGCACTGGCAGATCCACAAGGACAGCCGCAACCACTACCAGGTCGCCGCCCGGCGCGGGGAGCGGCTGCCCGTCGCCATCGCGTTCGGCGCGCCGCCCGCCGTCACGTACGCCTCCACCGCGCCGCTGCCCGAGGACATCGACGAGTACATGTTCGCCGGGTTCCTCCAGGGCAAGCGGATCGAGATGGTCGACTGCAAGACCGTGCCGCTCCAGGTGCCGGCCCACGCCGAGGTCGTCATCGAAGGGTGGCTGGAGCCCGGCAAGACGCTGCCCGAGGGGCCGTTCGGCGACCACACCGGGTTCTACACCCCGCAGGAACCGTTCCCCGCACTGACGATCGACTGCGTGACCATGCGGAAGCGGCCGCTGCTCCAGTCCATCGTGGTCGGCCGGCCGCCGACCGAGGACGGGCCGCTCGGGCGGGCCACCGAGCGCTTCTTCCTGCCGCTGCTGAAGATCATCGTGCCGGACATCGTGGACTACCACCTGCCGGAGTCCGGGGGCTTCCACAACTGCGCGATCGTCTCGATCGACAAGAAGTACCCGAAGCACGCGCAGAAGGTGATGAGCGCGATCTGGGGCGCGCACATGATGTCGCTGACGAAGCTGATCGTCGTCGTGGACTCGGACTGCGACGTCCACGATCTGCACGAGGTGTCCTGGCGGGCCCTCGGCAACACGGACTACGCCCGCGACCTGGTGGTCACCGAGGGCCCCGTCGACCACCTCGACCACGCCTCGTACCAGCAGTTCTGGGGCGGCAAGGCGGGCATCGACGCGACGCGGAAGTGGCCCGAGGAGGGGTACACGCGGGACGGGGGCTGGCCCGACATGGTCGAGTCGGACCCGGAGACGGCGGCGATGGTCGACCGCCGGTGGAAGGAATACGGACTGTGA
- the mqnP gene encoding menaquinone biosynthesis prenyltransferase MqnP — translation MSAAEATLGSGPAQPSSKVKAFLRLVMIEHSVFALPFAYIAALTAMFRDGGSVQWGTLLLVTVAMVGLRTFAMAANRIIDREIDARNPRTAGRELVTGAVSVKSAWTGALVAVVVFLGAAALLNPLCLALAPVAVIPMVVYPYGKRFTNFPHAILGLAQAMGPVGAWLAVTGSWSWDAVILGLAVGIWIGGFDLIFACQDVQADRAHGVLSFPARFGIPAALWGARVCHAVTTGLLVWFGLATDAEVFYWIGMVIVSVAFVYEHRVVRPHDLSRLNRAFFSVNGFIGIALFVCALLDLVVRGLTV, via the coding sequence GTGAGCGCCGCCGAAGCAACCCTGGGGTCAGGGCCCGCGCAACCGAGCAGCAAGGTGAAAGCCTTCCTGCGGCTCGTGATGATCGAGCACTCCGTCTTCGCGCTGCCCTTCGCGTACATCGCCGCGCTGACCGCGATGTTCCGGGACGGCGGGTCGGTCCAGTGGGGCACGCTGCTGCTCGTGACGGTCGCGATGGTCGGGCTGCGGACGTTCGCGATGGCCGCGAACCGGATCATCGACCGCGAGATCGACGCCCGCAATCCGCGCACCGCGGGCCGTGAGCTGGTGACCGGTGCGGTGTCGGTGAAGTCGGCGTGGACGGGGGCGCTCGTCGCCGTCGTCGTGTTCCTCGGGGCCGCCGCCCTGCTGAACCCGCTCTGCCTGGCGCTGGCGCCGGTCGCGGTGATCCCGATGGTGGTCTACCCGTACGGCAAGCGGTTCACGAACTTCCCGCACGCCATCCTGGGGCTCGCCCAGGCGATGGGCCCGGTCGGGGCCTGGCTCGCGGTGACCGGCAGCTGGTCGTGGGACGCGGTCATCCTGGGGCTCGCCGTCGGCATCTGGATCGGCGGCTTCGACCTGATCTTCGCCTGCCAGGACGTGCAGGCCGACCGGGCGCACGGCGTGCTGTCCTTCCCCGCGCGCTTCGGCATCCCGGCCGCGCTGTGGGGCGCGCGGGTGTGCCACGCGGTGACGACGGGCCTGCTGGTCTGGTTCGGCCTCGCCACGGACGCGGAGGTCTTCTACTGGATCGGCATGGTGATCGTCTCGGTCGCCTTCGTGTACGAGCACCGGGTGGTGCGCCCGCACGACCTGTCCCGGCTGAACCGGGCGTTCTTCTCGGTCAACGGCTTCATCGGCATCGCGCTGTTCGTGTGCGCGCTGCTGGATCTGGTGGTGCGCGGGCTCACGGTGTGA
- a CDS encoding PLD nuclease N-terminal domain-containing protein yields MLRALIYLLPLALTIFAFIDCLNTPEDEAKHLPKIAWVFIILLFWIVGPIVWLAAGKVRQAPAGGRTPSEWHRNHRQQWVAPDDNPDFLKSLKEENKKDEALLKDWEADLRRREEELKRRENGTEEAS; encoded by the coding sequence ATGCTCCGGGCCCTGATCTACCTTCTGCCGCTGGCGCTGACGATCTTCGCGTTCATCGACTGCCTGAACACCCCGGAGGACGAGGCCAAGCACCTGCCGAAGATCGCCTGGGTCTTCATCATCCTGCTGTTCTGGATCGTCGGCCCGATCGTGTGGCTGGCCGCGGGCAAGGTCCGCCAGGCGCCCGCCGGAGGCCGTACGCCCTCCGAGTGGCACCGCAACCACCGTCAGCAGTGGGTCGCTCCGGACGACAACCCGGACTTCCTGAAGTCGCTGAAGGAGGAGAACAAGAAGGACGAGGCGCTCCTCAAGGACTGGGAGGCGGACCTGCGCCGCCGCGAGGAGGAGCTGAAGCGCCGCGAGAACGGCACGGAGGAAGCCTCCTAG
- a CDS encoding TlpA family protein disulfide reductase — protein MSHGRAPRRRFTLLAAPLAAAALALTLTACDSGSKTSGGGDTNFVTGNGGIATAPKGERADAPELDGETVDGKQLDLADYKGKIIVLNAWGSWCAPCRLEAKYFKQVAEATKDKGVQFVGINTRDNSKSNAVEFEKAHGTPYPSFYDRTGKLLLRFPKGTFRLQSIPSTVVIDRDGKLAARFVGPMDDTDLHKMLDPLIAEK, from the coding sequence ATGAGCCATGGCCGCGCACCCCGACGCCGCTTCACGCTGCTCGCCGCCCCCCTGGCGGCCGCCGCGCTCGCACTGACGCTGACCGCGTGCGACTCCGGCAGCAAGACCAGCGGCGGCGGCGACACCAACTTCGTCACGGGCAACGGCGGCATCGCCACCGCGCCCAAGGGCGAGCGCGCCGACGCACCGGAGCTCGACGGCGAGACCGTGGACGGCAAGCAGCTCGATCTCGCCGACTACAAGGGCAAGATCATCGTCCTCAACGCCTGGGGCTCGTGGTGCGCCCCCTGCCGGCTCGAAGCCAAGTACTTCAAGCAGGTCGCCGAGGCCACCAAGGACAAGGGCGTGCAGTTCGTGGGCATCAACACCCGCGACAACTCCAAGAGCAACGCCGTGGAGTTCGAGAAGGCCCACGGGACGCCCTACCCCAGCTTCTACGACCGGACGGGGAAGCTCCTGCTGCGCTTCCCCAAGGGCACGTTCAGGCTCCAGTCCATCCCGTCGACCGTCGTCATCGACCGGGACGGCAAGCTCGCCGCCCGCTTCGTCGGCCCGATGGACGACACCGATCTGCACAAGATGCTCGACCCGCTGATCGCGGAGAAGTGA
- a CDS encoding Lrp/AsnC family transcriptional regulator yields the protein MDAVDRQLIQALRENGRASYAELGRLVGLSGPSVTDRINRLESAGVITGYRATVNAASLGLGVTALIGISLSDAADHEDVAHRLKDLAEIEDAWFIAGDDSYMLKVRVGDVDGLEKTIRRLSSTKGVSRTRTTIVLSTKWENRVGDLPEES from the coding sequence ATGGACGCGGTGGACAGGCAGCTCATCCAGGCCCTCCGGGAGAACGGCAGGGCCTCGTACGCCGAGCTGGGGCGGCTCGTCGGGCTCTCCGGGCCCAGCGTCACCGACCGCATCAACCGGCTGGAATCCGCCGGTGTCATCACGGGCTACCGCGCCACCGTCAACGCGGCCTCGCTCGGTCTCGGCGTGACGGCCCTCATCGGCATCTCGCTCTCCGACGCCGCGGACCACGAGGACGTGGCGCACCGGCTGAAGGACCTCGCGGAGATCGAGGACGCCTGGTTCATCGCGGGTGACGACTCGTACATGCTCAAGGTCCGGGTGGGCGACGTGGACGGCCTGGAGAAGACGATCCGCCGCCTCAGCTCCACCAAGGGCGTCTCGCGCACCCGTACCACCATCGTGCTCTCCACCAAGTGGGAGAACCGGGTCGGAGACCTCCCCGAGGAGAGCTAG
- a CDS encoding rhomboid family intramembrane serine protease has product MDDVRTRTGDRALVAGAVMLGWIALLWALEAVDLATGHALDDHGISPREPGELLDIVPAAFLHDGWDHVASNSVPLLVLGFIAALGGLRRFAGAVLTVILIGGLGVWLTAPENTVTLGASGVVFGLFGYLLVRGFVDRRPLDVVVGLVVAAVYGSLLQGVLPTDPGVSWQGHLFGLIGGVVAAFALRRPTAPRALTP; this is encoded by the coding sequence ATGGACGACGTACGGACGAGGACCGGGGACCGGGCTCTCGTGGCCGGAGCGGTCATGCTCGGCTGGATCGCGCTGCTCTGGGCCCTGGAGGCCGTCGACCTCGCCACCGGCCACGCCCTGGACGACCACGGCATCTCCCCCCGCGAGCCCGGCGAACTGCTCGACATCGTGCCCGCCGCGTTCCTCCACGACGGCTGGGACCATGTCGCGTCCAACAGCGTCCCGCTGCTGGTCCTGGGCTTCATAGCCGCCCTCGGCGGGCTGCGCCGCTTCGCCGGCGCCGTGCTCACCGTGATCCTGATCGGCGGCCTCGGCGTCTGGCTCACCGCCCCCGAGAACACCGTGACGCTCGGCGCGTCGGGCGTGGTCTTCGGCCTCTTCGGCTACCTGCTGGTCCGCGGCTTCGTGGATCGCCGCCCGCTCGACGTGGTCGTCGGCCTGGTCGTCGCCGCGGTGTACGGCTCGCTGCTCCAGGGCGTCCTGCCCACCGACCCTGGCGTCAGCTGGCAGGGCCACCTCTTCGGGCTGATAGGCGGGGTGGTGGCGGCCTTCGCGCTGCGCCGACCCACCGCCCCGCGCGCACTCACACCGTGA
- a CDS encoding UbiX family flavin prenyltransferase, with product MSQQQRMPWIVGVSGASGTPFAAAVLRGLLAAGESVDLVVSRASRLTILDETGISYRDAHWREDLAAWLARGADGKPETFDVDLSGVRHWAAGDLAAGPSSGSYPAKGMLIVPASTACVAGVALGLSKDLLQRAASVTLKERRKLVVAVRETPLSGQTLKQLVALDEAGAVVLPASPGFYAGATHIQDLVDFVAGRVLDAAGVPHRLYRRWEGELGGGSPG from the coding sequence GTGAGTCAGCAGCAGCGAATGCCTTGGATTGTCGGGGTTTCCGGCGCTTCGGGCACGCCTTTCGCCGCCGCGGTGCTGCGCGGGCTGCTGGCGGCCGGCGAGAGCGTGGACCTGGTCGTGAGCCGGGCCTCGCGGCTGACGATCCTGGACGAGACCGGGATCTCCTACCGCGACGCGCACTGGCGCGAGGACCTGGCGGCCTGGCTGGCGCGGGGTGCGGACGGCAAGCCGGAGACCTTCGACGTGGATCTGTCGGGCGTACGCCACTGGGCGGCCGGTGATCTGGCCGCGGGTCCGTCCTCGGGTTCGTACCCGGCGAAGGGGATGCTGATCGTCCCGGCCTCGACGGCGTGCGTGGCGGGGGTGGCGCTCGGGCTGTCGAAGGACCTGTTGCAGCGGGCGGCGAGCGTGACGCTCAAGGAGCGGCGGAAGCTGGTGGTCGCGGTCCGGGAGACGCCGTTGAGCGGGCAGACGCTGAAGCAGCTGGTGGCCCTGGACGAGGCGGGCGCGGTCGTGCTGCCCGCCTCGCCGGGCTTCTACGCGGGTGCGACGCACATCCAGGATCTGGTGGACTTCGTCGCGGGGCGGGTGCTGGACGCGGCGGGGGTGCCGCACCGGCTGTACCGCCGTTGGGAGGGGGAGCTGGGTGGCGGCTCCCCGGGCTGA
- a CDS encoding histidine phosphatase family protein, giving the protein MSEKNPDDITVVHLMRHGEVHNPEGVLYGRRAGYHLSELGRQMADRVAEHLEKRDITYAVASPLERAQETATPIAKAHGLDLATDERLIEAANVFEGKTFGVGDGALRKPDNWKHLTNPFRPSWGEPYIEQVVRMMGALDAARDAARGHEAVCVSHQLPIWIVRSFVERRRLWHDPRKRQCTLASLTSFTYRGDKIVSVGYSEPARDLVPAHLRAGAKPVKGASKGFGA; this is encoded by the coding sequence ATGAGCGAGAAGAATCCCGACGACATCACCGTGGTCCACCTGATGCGCCACGGCGAGGTGCACAACCCGGAGGGCGTGCTGTACGGCCGCCGGGCCGGGTACCACCTCTCCGAGCTGGGCCGGCAGATGGCCGACCGGGTCGCCGAGCACCTGGAGAAGCGCGACATCACGTACGCCGTCGCCTCCCCGCTGGAGCGTGCCCAGGAGACCGCGACCCCGATCGCCAAGGCGCACGGCCTGGACCTCGCCACGGACGAACGGCTCATCGAGGCCGCCAACGTCTTCGAGGGCAAGACCTTCGGCGTCGGCGACGGCGCGCTGCGCAAGCCGGACAACTGGAAGCACCTGACGAACCCGTTCCGCCCGTCCTGGGGCGAGCCGTACATCGAGCAGGTCGTCCGCATGATGGGCGCGCTCGACGCGGCCCGGGACGCGGCCCGGGGGCACGAGGCGGTCTGCGTCAGCCACCAGCTGCCGATCTGGATCGTCCGCAGCTTCGTGGAGCGGCGCCGGCTCTGGCACGACCCGCGCAAGCGGCAGTGCACCCTCGCCTCGCTGACCAGCTTCACGTACCGGGGCGACAAGATCGTCTCCGTCGGCTACTCGGAGCCGGCGCGCGATCTGGTCCCGGCGCATCTGCGGGCCGGCGCGAAGCCGGTGAAGGGCGCGTCGAAGGGCTTCGGCGCGTAG
- a CDS encoding aminoglycoside phosphotransferase family protein, whose translation MTMHDDQVDVTPRTVAALIREQFPQWAGEAVRPLASSGTMNTIFRIGDGLSARFPLHRAAPAEALAALEQEARAAAELARATRFPVPEPVALGAPGPGYPMPWAVQTWLPGTNAFDADPGGSDAFAQDLADFVAGLRDADTRGRTFGGGGRGGVIADHDGWMATCFAGSEGLLDVAPLRTLWTGFRELPRTSPDVMSHGDLIPGNVLVLDGRLGGVLDTGGFGPADPALDLVGAWHLLGPGPREVFRRALGCDDLDWERGRAWAFEQAMGLVWYYAESNPVMSTLGHRTLARLLDPVGAA comes from the coding sequence ATGACCATGCACGACGACCAGGTGGACGTGACCCCCCGGACCGTCGCGGCCCTGATCCGCGAGCAGTTCCCGCAGTGGGCCGGCGAGGCCGTCCGCCCCCTGGCCTCCAGCGGCACGATGAACACCATCTTCCGCATCGGCGACGGCCTCTCCGCCCGCTTCCCGCTGCACCGGGCCGCCCCCGCCGAGGCGCTGGCCGCCCTCGAACAGGAGGCCCGGGCGGCCGCGGAGCTGGCACGCGCCACCCGCTTCCCCGTCCCGGAACCGGTCGCCCTCGGCGCGCCCGGCCCCGGCTACCCCATGCCCTGGGCCGTCCAGACCTGGCTGCCCGGGACCAACGCCTTCGACGCCGACCCGGGCGGCTCCGACGCCTTCGCCCAGGACCTCGCGGACTTCGTCGCCGGCCTCCGCGACGCGGACACCCGGGGGCGGACCTTCGGCGGCGGGGGGCGCGGCGGGGTGATCGCCGACCACGACGGCTGGATGGCCACCTGCTTCGCGGGGAGCGAGGGCCTGCTCGACGTGGCCCCGCTGCGCACCCTGTGGACCGGCTTCCGGGAGCTGCCGCGTACGAGCCCGGACGTGATGAGCCACGGAGACCTGATCCCCGGCAACGTCCTGGTCCTGGACGGTCGGCTCGGCGGCGTCCTCGACACCGGCGGCTTCGGCCCGGCCGACCCGGCCCTGGACCTGGTCGGCGCCTGGCACCTGCTGGGCCCGGGCCCTCGCGAGGTGTTCCGCCGGGCGCTGGGCTGCGACGACCTCGACTGGGAGCGCGGCCGGGCCTGGGCGTTCGAGCAGGCGATGGGCCTGGTCTGGTACTACGCGGAGAGCAACCCGGTGATGAGCACCCTGGGCCACCGCACCCTGGCCCGGCTCCTGGACCCGGTGGGCGCCGCCTAG
- a CDS encoding cytochrome c biogenesis CcdA family protein, translating to MQNNTVLNGALLVALPIALLGGLVSFFSPCVLPLVPGYLSYVTGVSGADLAEARRGRMVAGASLFVAGFTAVFVSGGALFGYFGDTLQANSGPLTKVLGVLMILMGAFFMGLMPWMTQREFRIHRKPVTGLVGAPLLGALFGIGWTPCLGPTLSSVSILAMNQGTAGRGAILTVAYCLGLGIPFVLAAVAFRKALGAFGWVKRHYAWVMRIGGGMMIVTGLLLLTGAWGSMMQELQGWSDGFQVGI from the coding sequence ATGCAGAACAACACCGTGCTCAACGGTGCCCTGCTGGTCGCCCTGCCCATCGCCCTGCTCGGCGGGCTCGTCTCGTTCTTCTCGCCCTGCGTCCTGCCGCTCGTCCCCGGCTACCTCAGCTACGTCACCGGGGTCAGCGGCGCCGACCTCGCCGAGGCCCGGCGCGGCCGGATGGTCGCGGGCGCCTCGCTGTTCGTCGCCGGCTTCACCGCCGTCTTCGTCTCCGGCGGCGCCCTCTTCGGCTACTTCGGCGACACCCTCCAGGCCAACAGCGGGCCCCTCACCAAGGTGCTGGGCGTGCTGATGATCCTCATGGGCGCCTTCTTCATGGGCCTCATGCCGTGGATGACGCAGCGCGAGTTCCGTATCCACCGGAAGCCGGTGACCGGCCTGGTCGGCGCCCCGCTGCTCGGCGCCCTCTTCGGCATCGGCTGGACCCCGTGCCTCGGGCCCACGCTCAGCTCGGTGTCCATCCTCGCGATGAACCAGGGCACCGCGGGACGCGGCGCCATACTGACCGTGGCCTACTGCCTGGGCCTGGGCATCCCCTTCGTGCTCGCCGCCGTCGCCTTCCGCAAGGCGCTCGGCGCGTTCGGCTGGGTCAAGCGCCACTACGCCTGGGTCATGCGCATCGGCGGCGGAATGATGATCGTGACCGGGCTGCTCCTGCTCACAGGCGCGTGGGGCAGCATGATGCAGGAACTACAGGGCTGGTCCGACGGCTTCCAGGTGGGGATCTGA